In Penaeus monodon isolate SGIC_2016 chromosome 26, NSTDA_Pmon_1, whole genome shotgun sequence, the following are encoded in one genomic region:
- the LOC119590034 gene encoding carbohydrate sulfotransferase 11-like isoform X1 yields the protein MWSRTRKFILFSFLFLTVTVGMVDLRGKYKKPATFLSEIPVVEGEAVGDQKRVVGTTDGGENEDLERRGDDADEGEYDAYDGEHGDADEGALGGKDEENTAKQTAQTQEGYEGQEEPKHFEAEKKSGKNGDEKEATGEGLLERFRRRRERVRAVCEQRRNNTGEKENVEVTLRSQILYFWGWNVSVCTIPKVGSGTWRGHVNRINGRSGDPLRDPKRRNLTRRSVRDVLGQVRETVRIMTVRHPLTRLVSAYRNKFRDGRRFGVHHKIGRRTFLAPALKHLPQNRNKNHLSFADFLTHVVKSHREGRVNLHWQTFSYLCSPCHFDYDYITKLETQTEDLHHVFGVVGLPADPARQANPIKKGANKDASDLAYYNQVPLKLKKQIYDVFKLT from the exons ATGTGGTCCAGAAcaagaaaatttattttgttttcgttcttgTTCCTGACAGTGACGGTGGGAATGGTAGACTTgcgaggaaaatataaaaaaccggCGACTTTTTTGTCGGAGATTCCCGTCGTCGAGGGTGAGGCTGTCGGCGACCAAAAGAGGGTTGTAGGGACGACCGACGGAGGCGAAAACGAAGACCTAGAAAGACGCGGTGATGATGCAGACGAAGGTGAATACGACGCATACGACGGGGAGCATGGCGACGCAGACGAAGGGGCGCTCGGTGGCAAAGACGAAGAAAACACCGCAAAGCAAACAGCCCAGACGCAGGAGGGCTACGAAGGACAAGAGGAACCGAAACACTTCGAAGCCGAGAAGAAAAGCGGCAAGAACGGCGACGAAAAAGAAGCCACAGGAGAGGGCTTACTAGAGCGGTTTCGCCGGCGGCGGGAGAGGGTGAGGGCCGTCTGTGAGCAGAGGAGGAACAACACCGGGGAAAAGGAGAACGTCGAGGTCACACTCAGGAGCCAGATCCTCTACTTCTGGGGATGGAATGTGTCCGTGTGTACCATTCCGAAg GTGGGGTCTGGGACGTGGCGGGGTCACGTGAACCGCATAAATGGCCGCTCCGGAGACCCCCTCAGAGACCCCAAGAGGAGGAATCTGACGAGGAGGTCTGTGAGGGACGTTCTTGGCCAGGTGCGGGAGACGGTGCGGATCATGACGGTCAG acacCCCCTCACCCGTCTCGTGTCCGCTTACCGCAACAAATTTCGTGACGGAAGGAGGTTCGGCGTCCATCATAAG ATCGGAAGAAGGACTTTTCTGGCTCCTGCTCTCAAACATCTTCCCCAAAATAG GAACAAGAATCACCTGTCCTTCGCCGATTTCCTCACGCACGTTGTGAAATCCCACAGGGAAGGGCGCGTCAACTTACACTG GCAGACCTTTTCGTACTTGTGCTCGCCATGCCATTTCGACTACGACTACATCACGAAGCTGGAAACACAGACGGAGGATCTGCATCACGTGTTCGGGGTCGTGGGCCTCCCCGCGGACCCGGCCAGGCAAGCCAACCCCATCAAGAAAGGCGCGAACAAGGATGCCTCCGACCTTGC
- the LOC119590034 gene encoding uncharacterized protein LOC119590034 isoform X2: MWSRTRKFILFSFLFLTVTVGMVDLRGKYKKPATFLSEIPVVEGEAVGDQKRVVGTTDGGENEDLERRGDDADEGEYDAYDGEHGDADEGALGGKDEENTAKQTAQTQEGYEGQEEPKHFEAEKKSGKNGDEKEATGEGLLERFRRRRERVRAVCEQRRNNTGEKENVEVTLRSQILYFWGWNVSVCTIPKVGSGTWRGHVNRINGRSGDPLRDPKRRNLTRRSVRDVLGQVRETVRIMTVRHPLTRLVSAYRNKFRDGRRFGVHHKEQESPVLRRFPHARCEIPQGRARQLTLADLFVLVLAMPFRLRLHHEAGNTDGGSASRVRGRGPPRGPGQASQPHQERREQGCLRPCILQSSSFEVEETNI; the protein is encoded by the exons ATGTGGTCCAGAAcaagaaaatttattttgttttcgttcttgTTCCTGACAGTGACGGTGGGAATGGTAGACTTgcgaggaaaatataaaaaaccggCGACTTTTTTGTCGGAGATTCCCGTCGTCGAGGGTGAGGCTGTCGGCGACCAAAAGAGGGTTGTAGGGACGACCGACGGAGGCGAAAACGAAGACCTAGAAAGACGCGGTGATGATGCAGACGAAGGTGAATACGACGCATACGACGGGGAGCATGGCGACGCAGACGAAGGGGCGCTCGGTGGCAAAGACGAAGAAAACACCGCAAAGCAAACAGCCCAGACGCAGGAGGGCTACGAAGGACAAGAGGAACCGAAACACTTCGAAGCCGAGAAGAAAAGCGGCAAGAACGGCGACGAAAAAGAAGCCACAGGAGAGGGCTTACTAGAGCGGTTTCGCCGGCGGCGGGAGAGGGTGAGGGCCGTCTGTGAGCAGAGGAGGAACAACACCGGGGAAAAGGAGAACGTCGAGGTCACACTCAGGAGCCAGATCCTCTACTTCTGGGGATGGAATGTGTCCGTGTGTACCATTCCGAAg GTGGGGTCTGGGACGTGGCGGGGTCACGTGAACCGCATAAATGGCCGCTCCGGAGACCCCCTCAGAGACCCCAAGAGGAGGAATCTGACGAGGAGGTCTGTGAGGGACGTTCTTGGCCAGGTGCGGGAGACGGTGCGGATCATGACGGTCAG acacCCCCTCACCCGTCTCGTGTCCGCTTACCGCAACAAATTTCGTGACGGAAGGAGGTTCGGCGTCCATCATAAG GAACAAGAATCACCTGTCCTTCGCCGATTTCCTCACGCACGTTGTGAAATCCCACAGGGAAGGGCGCGTCAACTTACACTG GCAGACCTTTTCGTACTTGTGCTCGCCATGCCATTTCGACTACGACTACATCACGAAGCTGGAAACACAGACGGAGGATCTGCATCACGTGTTCGGGGTCGTGGGCCTCCCCGCGGACCCGGCCAGGCAAGCCAACCCCATCAAGAAAGGCGCGAACAAGGATGCCTCCGACCTTGC